The Chanos chanos chromosome 9, fChaCha1.1, whole genome shotgun sequence genome includes the window atcttaacacaaggtgtaaacagggcctaatACAGCTCTGGttctcttattttccttcacTCAGTGATCCTTGTTCTGGACATGTCGTAATCCCAGTCTCtgatcatcataatcatcatagTTCTTTATAcctcagctctgtctgtttgtgttgttacaGTTGATCTCTACCAAACTACAGACGCTCTCAGATTTTAACTGATACAGATGCCAATTCAAGCACAATTTGTCCTTTACAATGTACTTCATCCCATAGCTGTTAATAAAActgattagattagattaattATTTAAACTGATGAATCAGCCACAGTCATAATGGACAGACATGCCCTGCAGCCAATCAGGACACTGATCTCACTCTGACCCTTCCCTTGTGTGCTCCAGGTTGCCATGACCAGAGAGAAATTCCCTGAGAAAATTCCTTTCCGACTGACCCGGATGCTGACTAATGCCATGGAGGTAAGACTTAACGGTGCTATCTCAGCTCTCAGTGTGTAGCCACAGATTAAACACAGTCATGGTAATTTGGATGTTCTGTATCGTGTCACTTACCTTTCACCTCTCAGTGGAGTTAaaggaaagagacacagacagaatggaGAGTAGAAGTtattagatgttttttttttttaacagtattgtctgtgtgtgttgtgtctcagGTCACTGGTCTGGATGGGAACTACAGGATTACGTgtcacacagtgatggaggTGCTGCGAGAGCACAGGGACAGCGTGATGGCTGTCTTAGAGGCCTTCGTCTATGATCCTTTACTCAACTGGAGGCTAATGGACAGTGAGTGGTCATTTTGGATTCGGTTTGGCTCATGTTTTTTTACATATTGAGTCTGCGGGCAGCGTGAGTTCCCACCCCTCTATGTCCAATGTTCAGTATCGTTTTAGGGTGGAGTAATGATTTCCCCTGTCTCTGATGGCTTTTATCTGAATATGTTAACATAAAGCTTTATATagggtttgtgtttggtttgaaaCGTTTGTGGCGCTTTTTGTCACCTCCAGCTAACACAAAGGGTAATAAACGCTCCAGGACTAGGACGGACTCATACACAGCCGGACAGTCGGTCGGTGAGTCTTCACATGTCACAGTCATTCATCAGACATAGCGAGGAGAAGAGTTTGTGTGCAGCGTTACATCAGGCACTGCAGTCTGTCGCattaaccaatcaaaacaccagtaatgtatactgtagtctgttacattaaccaatcaaaacaccagtaatatacacagtaaaaaaaaaatcatcctgCTCTTGTAAGTTCCAAGTCAGAATATCAATGTCATACCAGTGAGTATagtgagaaatgtgtgtgttttaagagttAGGGGGGTAAGGGGAAATGAAGGGAACATTTGTTATTGTAAGTTGGTTATATGTCTATTTGATAATAATTAGTAAAGCATATGAAAAAAGGATAAACCTGCTTTCTGTGATGACTCCTTTAATGGCCTTTCTCTGGGGTTTACTGTCATCTGCAGAGGCCATGGATGGCATTGACCTGGGAGAGACCACACACAAGAAAGCAGGAACCACTGTACCTGAGTCCATTCACTCCTTCAGTAAGACCCCATCTGTGTTCACAGCACAGACTCTCACTACAATGAACTCGTATGCACAGCACAACTCTCTCTACAACAAACtcctaaacacagcacaaactctctctacAACAAACtcctaaacacagcacaaactctctctacAACAAACtcctaaacacagcacaaacgCTCTAGAACAAACtcctaaacacagcacaaactctctctacAACAAACtcctaaacacagcacaaactctctctacAACAAACtcctaaacacagcacaaactctcaCTTCAACAACtcctaaacacagcacaaactctcaCTTCAACAAACtcctaaacacagcacaaactctcaTTACAACAAACtcctaaacacagcacaaactctcaTTACAACAAACtcctaaacacagcacaaactctcaCTTCAACAAACTCCTAAAGACAGCACAAACTCTCACTTCAACAAACtcctaaacacagcacaaactctcaTTACAACAAACtcctaaacacagcacaaactctctctacAACAAACtcctaaacacagcacaaactctcaCTTCAACAAACtcctaaacacagcacaaactctctctacAACAAACTCCTAAAGACAGCACAAACTCTCACTTCAACAAACtcctaaacacagcacaaactctcaCTTCAACAAACtcctaaacacagcacaaactctcaTTACAACAAACtcctaaacacagcacaaaccctCTCTACAACAAACtcctaaacacagcacaaactctcaCTTCAGCAAACtcctaaacacagcacaaactctctaCAACAAACtcctaaacacagcacaaactctctctacAACAAGCTCCTAAACACAGCACAAGctctcacacagcacaaactctcacaGCGCAAACTCTCTCTACAGCACACtcctaaacacagcacaaactctcaCTACAGCCCAGGAAGGAAGGAATGGTATATGATTATCTATggtaacactgtttttttttgtttgtttgtcagttggAGATGGTCTTGTCCAGCCTGAGGCCTTGAACAAGAAAGCAATCCAGATTATCAACAGGGTACGAGACAAACTGACCGGTGAGtcttgttctgtgtttgattctgtCAGGGCTAATGGTATAGCATTGTTTTGACTGCCACTTTTGTCATTATGACAGTGTCTGTGATAACACATAGTCAcagtatctctctttctctctctctctctctccctctctctcaggccgTGACTTCTCTCATGATGAGACCCTTGACGTACCGACCCAGGTGGAGCTCCTGATCAAACAGGCGACGTCTCATGAGAACCTGTGCCAATGCTACATCGGATGGTCAGTCACCACAGCTTTTACTGGACTCAAACACGATGAAACACATGCATGAATCCAATGTTAACAACTaggttttttctgttttttctttccaggTGTCCGTTTTGGTAGTGTGGATCTGCAGATCTCCTGCTTCGGTGTCTGCTGTTTGCTAATGTATTCTGCCTATGCCATGTTTGTTAAAAGTCTGCTACATAGACTAAGGGGTAAAATATGTTACATTAAGACAACATTTTTACCTGTGTCTGACttttattataattaatatGTCACAACTGAAGGTTCTTTGATGCACAAAATAAGTTATGATTCATAATGGTGTTAATCTGGAATATTGTATGAACTTTGCGAATAAATTGTACTAAAGTTATTTTGCCGTGTCCATGTCATGATTTCATTAATACAGTTACACTGCATTACCAAAACAAGTTATCCTTCTATATATTTGTACAAATATTGTCTGTCAATAAAAACATGCACCTGAAACTCATATCTCTGCTTTTTGCTTAACTGTACAAACTTCCTTTAATCCTCTAAACTTGACTTCTGATCTCTGTAAAACCTTAGTAACTTaattaataacttttttttttaatttatcacagaaccacccccccgcccctctctctctctctctctctctctctctctctctctctctctcacccattaCTAGAAATTAGTGTATAATTAGTGTACAATTTTGCTCTTTGAAAAAATTGGAAATGCCGCAGAAGGCATCACAAAACCAGTTAGTGTGTGCACTGTTCACTGTGTCGCGGTGAAATCTGAACTGGAACGTGATTAACAATCTGTTTTCAGACCGACAGACTCGTGTTACGTGAAATTGCATTATATTTTTGCTAAGGGCTGATTTTAAGCTAAGGGCTGATCGGTAAATGTTCTATACCGGAGACTCATTCTTCTTTGAAATGTCAGTTACATTAttcaaatatgtttgtttgtctagcTCCTTTTATGAGCCTTTTGTCAGTCTAGCCCCAGCTCTGATTCTCAGGACGAATGTGTTCGACCCGCTACGCGTCTCATTTGTTATGCCGCTTTGCCTCTGTGCAATTCTCTTCTTCCTCGTTAGGGGGCGAGGAGACGCAGGGAGATGGCGTTTCCATTTCTTTATTCTCCGCGAGGTCTCGCGATAACTTTGTAGCAGTCAACATGGCTGCTTCTACGAATAATGCGAGCACCACTAAACAAAGTAGTATTTCTTCACTAGCCGAAGGGTCAGAGGCCGAAGTAACCGAGTTTTGCCCTGGTTTTAAGGATGTGGATGCTTTTGTAAAGGTTCGTGAACTTCTCGTGTAAATACGTCCCTTTGTTTACATGTAAGTGAGCTCTGCGCATGCAGCAACGTGGAGAAAGCTGCTAATGTCTACATACTGCTAAGCGTAGTGTGAGTGATTGAATTTATGTTTTACCGCATAATGGATGGCTATGCTATTTTTCAACAGCATGGACTGGGTACTGTTGTCGCTGCTACGAAAGCAGCAGCTGGTCTTCCTCAGTCTGGAGACGAATTTGACTTTTACCGCAGCTTCCCCGGGTTCCAGGAGTTCTGCGCCACGCAAGGGGACAGACTCTTGTCCTGGTCAGTGTAACATGCCTTAGCCTGTTGTCAGCGTAATCAGATCTAGCCTGTACTGTGTTGAAAAGTTCATCCCACAAAATGACAAACCGCCCATGACAACTAGTCTTGAAGTCTTTATGCTTTACTGTCAGGTTGAAGGTTAGGTGTTTATAGTCACCAAAACAACTGACAGGGCAGCCAGTCTGAGCTGACCGGTAGAACCACCCCTCATGCTTTTAGAAGATTGTCAGTTTTTCTAACCTGTTTATacagatgtatttatttatatatatgtatttatttttatatttgaatattCTGCTCTCTATGTGACAGTATGAGTCAAATCATGCAGCACCATGGCTGCAGGTCCCACGTGAGGGACCGGAACAAGCTGACCGGCCTGGAGGACCGCTTTGACCTGGTGGTTGAAACCAATGACACCATTTTGGAGAGAGTGGTAAGGATGTCTTGTTTGGGAGCAGCCTTCAAAGTATTATTCCAAATGACCTTTAACATGTTTGCCTCCTTTAGAGCCTAGTTCACCTTTTCTTTGGCATCATCTCTTCAGGCATGTCCACAGGGCTCTGGTTGCCTGGGATTGTGTAAAGCTGATCTGAGACAGTGTTTATTGCACAACGTGTCGTGCAGACATATTACGCCTTAAAACAGCATGGTACAGACAAATTAAACCTTAAAACAGCATCGTACAGACAAATTAAACCTTAAAACAGCATCGTACAGACAAATTAAACCTTAAACCTCATATGGCACTGATGGGATCAGTGTTCACCAATTGGTCTGATGCCATAAGACAGACACAGCCGTTTGGTTTTGTCTGATGCCATAAGACAGACACAGCCGTTTGGTTTTGTCTGATGCCATAAGACAGACACAGccatttggtttggtttgagaGCTGTGATAAATAGGTTAGACTAGAGTTTTAATGGTGCTGAAGACATTTTGGACCAAAGCACCTTATGTCAATGCCAACAGATCTGACCTTAGTGATGTTGATGTTAATGGGTTAGTAGAGTATGGCAGTATGTAAGGAACCAGAGGTTGCTGGTTTGAATCCTGGGTGGGGAATGAGGAGATTGGGTTTTTGCTGTGGGCTGCTGGTTGAAATGTGTCtgcccttcctctgtctctagTACCCACGACCTCTGACCCTAGTGCAGCTGCCCTGGAAAAGAGACAGTGTATGCAGAGAGTGTCTGCCCTGAAAAAGAGACGGTGTGTCCAGAAAGTGTCATTGACACACAACTGTTTCCTGTTCTTTTATGTCTGCCTCTCCTAGGGTATTTTGCTGGATGAAGCTTCAGGAGTGAACAGAGCTCAACAGCCTGTGATGCCAGCAGGATACCAGCCACCCAAAATTGTCGTGTCCAGCTGGAATCGTAAGGTCAGCACACTCATCCCGTCAGTGCCCTCATCTCGTCAGTACCCTCATCACTCATCCCGTCAGTACCCTCATCATTCATCCCGTCAGTACACTCATCACTCATCCCGTCAGTGCCCTCATCCCGTCAGTACCCTCATCACTCATCCCGTCAGTACACTCATCACTCATCCCATCAGTGCACTTATCACTCATCCCATCAGTGCACTCATCCCATCAGTACCCTCATCACTCATCCCGTCAGTACACTCATCACTCATCCCGTCAGTGCACTCATCCCGTCAGTACACTCATCACTCATCCCGTCAGTACACTCATCACTCATCCCATCAGTGCACTCATCCCATCAGTGCCCTCATCACTCATCCCGTCAGTACACTCATCACTCATCCCGTCAGTGCACTCATCCCATCAGTACCCTCATCACTCATCCCGTCAGTACACTCATCACTCGACCCGTCAGTGCACTCATCCCGTCAGTACACTCATCACTCATCCCGTCAGTACCCTCATCACTCATCCCGTCAGTACTGTCATCACTCATCCCGTCAGTACACTCATCACTCATCCCGTCAGTGCCCTCATCACTCATCCGTCAGTGCCCTCATCACTCATCCCGTCAGTGCCCTCATCACTCATCCCGTCAGTACCCTCATCACTCATCCCGTCAGTGCCCTCATCCCGTCAGTACCCTCATCACTCATCCCGTCAGTACTGTCATCACTCATCCCGTCAGTGCCCTCATCCCGTCAGTGCCCTCATCCCGTCAGTACCCTCATCCCGTCAGTACCCTCATCACTCATCCCGTCAGTACTGTCATCACTCATCCCGTCAGTACTGTCATCACTCATCCCGTCAGTGCCCTCATCCCGTCAGTGCCCTCATCCCGTCAGTACCCTCATCACTCATCCCGTCAGTACTGTCATCACTCATCCCGTCAGTGCCCTCATCCCGTCAGTGCCCTCATCACTCATCCCGTCAGTACTGTCATCACTCATCCCGTCAGTGCCCTCATCCCGTCAGTACCCTCATCACTCATCCCGTCAGTACTGTCATCACTCATCCCGTCAGTGCCCTCATCCCGTCAGTGCCCTCATCCCGTCAGTACCCTCATCACTCATCCCGTCAGTACTGTCATCACTCATCCCGTCAGTGCCCTCATCCCGTCAGTGCCCTCATCCCGTCAGTACCCTCATCACTCATCCCGTCAGTACCCTCATCACTCATCCCGTCAGTACACTCATCACTCATCCCGTCAGTCACTCATCCCGTCGGTACACTCATCCCATACTCTCATCAGTACCCTCATCCCGTACACTCATCTCTCATCCCATTATTACTTTTTCCATGTACAGTGTAATTTTGACAAGTATTTCCGAGGCAGGAGTGAGGTGaaaattttattttgtcagtacAGTATCtacaaaaaaacctttctcGTTTTGCAGAAGGGCAGTTCTGGCTCTAGGTCTGAGACGTTCCAATTGCTCCACGCTAAAAACATCCAGAGGCCGCAGCTGAAATTTCTGGAGAAAGTCGACAACACCAACACtcctttcatttcaaaaatCTTCGTCAAGCCCAATGCCATCAAACCGCTGCAGCCGTGTAAGTCTGCACTTAGACTGGAGTCCCTCTTTGGTCTCACTGATGTCTTACTGATGTTAATCTGATGAAGCCTGCTTCCcatccctgtctgtctgtctgtctgtctgtctgtctgtctgtctgtagactTCACTGATAAACACCTGCGGAGACAGAGGCCAGAGGACCTGGACGTGCCGGCAGCTCTGGCTGACTTCATCCATCAGCAGCGAACACAGGAGCACATGGATGACATGTGAGGGATGAGCTATAGTACCAGCCCAGCTGAGTGTCCGTGGTGTCCATGTGAAGGACTGtacatttgaaatgtaattttcttttttatgactGTTCACAGGTTCTGTCATCCATACCAGTATGAACTGGACCATTTATCCATGCCAGAGAGTCTGAAGGCTAAACCAGAGCCacaggtatgtttgtgtgctacaTTTTCATGGAGTATTTCCAAGGTACTATATATAGCCATGAGTATATAAACCGCTTTTGTAAGGGGTGGTATTTTGTTTCTGATAAACCCAAAAAACAATCACTATTTCTCTACAAAGATGGGAAACCAACTTGACCAATTACCACTCTTTTAAACAGATGTACAAACCTCTCTCTGAGACCAGCTGTACTTTCATTGACACACTGGAGGACCTGGTGGCCTTAAATGAGAAGCTGGCCAAGACCACCGAATTTGCTGTAGATCTGGAGGTATGCAGTGTTTTTTGAACCTAGATTAAATGAGTCAGATGTATTGGGAAAGAAGCAAGCCAGTTCCAGTTTTTAGCTCATATTGATATCTGTTTCTTAGTTCAAATGTATATGGCTGTGGTTCTTTTGGAGGCTCTGTGAGGGTGACCAAAAGGAACATTTTCCTGTGCATTTTGCTCTTTATCCTTTGTCTTTAATCTGTAATTTTGAGATTTTTGAGGGGCTGGAGTTTCATTAGCACAGTTAGCCTGTCTGTTAAATTTAGCATCCCACATCTCTCATAGAGCATTCCGGTGATGAGCCtacctctctgttctcttttcccaGCATCATTCCTACAGAAGTTTCCTGGGAATCACCTGTCTGATGCAGGTGTCCACCAGAGAGGAGGACTTCATCATAGACACACTGGAACTGCGTGCCAACATGTACATCCTCAATGAGACCTTCACTGACCCCACCATTGTCAAGGTTACCAACAATCTTTTGTCTTTCCCGCcattgttgatgttgttgttgttaacatGCATTTAGCAGTgtaatatgcatgtgtgttataaataaacagatgCCTGGAACCTGGTAGTTCAGAGAGCATATTCATGTAAATACTAAgaactgaaatttaaatttaaatgttaataattGTCCCTGGAGAGAAAAGTTCTCCCACTTACTTTGACAAGCCAGTTGtataattttaatttaaaatgtagtCATTCTCTTTGTAATTGTAGTTATGGTCCATCAGATCCAAATactacttttttattttaaaatcagaaATGGTACTCAATgcaccaaaaacacaaatagtTGAGGAACTCAGAGGCAGATATGAAAGTATAAAATGATGAACTGGTGAAATGAGCCAGGCAGTGGTAGGGTGTTATAATGTATGAATAAGACTTTCTGTAGCATTTATGGAAAtggctgtttaaaatgttttggcAGGTTTTCCATGGAGCAGATTCAGATATCGAGTGGCTACAGAAAGACTTCAGTGTCTATGTTGTCAACATGTTTGACACCCATCAGGCAGCGCGGGCCCTCAACCTGGGCAGGAACTCTCTTGACCACCTTCTGAAGGTCTACTGCAACGTGGACTCAGACAAACGCTACCAGCTGGCCGACTGGAGAATCCGGTAATGTCAGCCTGAGTCCAGTAATGTATACTTATAAAGCACACTTGTGCTACTCTACTCTTCTCTTACCCTCCTGTCTCTGATCCTCATCCATCAGTCGTTCCTGATGGAATGTTCTTGGCAATTTGACATCATCCAGCAGAACTGTGCCACCCTGTTGCTGTTCTGCATTGCCTCAGATGCTTTGGTGCTGATGTTTTTGtggtcctgtgttttgttttgtttttttccaggccTTTGCCAGAGGAGATGCTGAAGTATGCCCGAGCAGATACACACTATCTGCTCTACGTGTATGACAGACTCAGGGCGGACCTGCTTGATGCGGGTAACGGACAGCCTGCCCTTTTACAGCTTGTCTGGACCAAGAGCAAAGACATTTCCCTAAAGGTACCATTTACTCACGTTGTACCACTggctttttcacttttttattgCAAAGATTAGGGAgcattcatatattcatattcatataatCATAGTCAATTTATGTAGTGTTAGTGAACGCTAGTCAATGTGTTTGCATGTAGAagttaaataaaatttaaaagtaCGCTTACAGTAACCTACTCAGTTTTTAGTATTCACTGAAAATCACAATTAATTgcttataaatattttatagtTTATAATAAATTCCACAGATCCAGCAGTCTTGAGCTAGAGGTAGAATTTTGCAGCCCATTAGCTGTTTTCTTGTACCTTACGACTGGATAATGTTCCTCTCTGCAGAAATATGTCAAACCCATCTACACAGAGGACTCCTACATGGAActgtacagaaaacagaagaaaatctTCAACACACAGCAGCTAGCTGCCTTCAGGCTGCTTTACGGTTGGAGAGATAAACTGGCCAGGGAAGAGGACGAAAGCACAGGGTActgtggttaaaaaaataaaataaaaaggaaatctCTACCGCTATTTCTCTGATTAAGTCCTGTAGACCAGAAAACTGTTCTGGGTTAGGGCTGTGTGCAGCGGCGTCTAACCCAAACTCCTCACGTTGTGTTTCAGATACGTCTTACCCAACCACATGATGATGAAGATCGCTGAGGTGTTGCCAAAGTAAGTTAAT containing:
- the exosc10 gene encoding exosome complex component 10; the encoded protein is MAASTNNASTTKQSSISSLAEGSEAEVTEFCPGFKDVDAFVKHGLGTVVAATKAAAGLPQSGDEFDFYRSFPGFQEFCATQGDRLLSCMSQIMQHHGCRSHVRDRNKLTGLEDRFDLVVETNDTILERVGILLDEASGVNRAQQPVMPAGYQPPKIVVSSWNRKGSSGSRSETFQLLHAKNIQRPQLKFLEKVDNTNTPFISKIFVKPNAIKPLQPYFTDKHLRRQRPEDLDVPAALADFIHQQRTQEHMDDMFCHPYQYELDHLSMPESLKAKPEPQMYKPLSETSCTFIDTLEDLVALNEKLAKTTEFAVDLEHHSYRSFLGITCLMQVSTREEDFIIDTLELRANMYILNETFTDPTIVKVFHGADSDIEWLQKDFSVYVVNMFDTHQAARALNLGRNSLDHLLKVYCNVDSDKRYQLADWRIRPLPEEMLKYARADTHYLLYVYDRLRADLLDAGNGQPALLQLVWTKSKDISLKKYVKPIYTEDSYMELYRKQKKIFNTQQLAAFRLLYGWRDKLAREEDESTGYVLPNHMMMKIAEVLPKEPQGILACCNPVPPLVRQQINELHLLVKQARDIPLLKAEVLVEKKIAQTPKRQSEGSLFGPHDSSHVSEDDLPDLSLHESPAKRGVLFSDEDADIKTGPMNGLFASPQIMLFDEEVVKDSGHFTVAQQKANSIMESFENPFRMYLPSKDIHISKNAKYDPSSKIYEISNRWKLQSMEQQQREAQARQKAREEAQKAREERKKTKQNYQESLQNVATVREQVTEAGKKGGQKRERVESEPGGDTPKQHKKQLKSAQTSDSVQSATATKRGQKMAQKPEDSQQVPPSDFKPFDYSQSDFKMFAGKSNDNSQFDPNRQAHDARRKKNPKGHKQTSSGNRSMSYLPTGKSDRGFRHNWPKR